The sequence GTAGGCGTTGCAGACTCTTCCGGCTTTATTACTACTGGCTTGAAGAAGATGTTGAACTTCACTCCAGCCAAACTACTGACACCTATGTTGATTTTGGTGGCCATAGTGTCACACACTGCAGCAGACGCGGGTTATGTATTGGTTATCCCGTTAGGGGGCATAATCTTCCATGCCGCTGGCCGACATCCGTTAGCTGGTATTGCTGCTGCATTTGCGGGTGTGTCAGGCGGTTTCTCCGCTAACTTTATACCTTCTGGTATTGACCCATTGTTGGCAGGTTTTACTCAAACTTCAGCGCAAGTACTTGATGCAAGTTACCTAGTTAACCCATTAGCGAATATCTTCTTTACGGGTTTATCTTCCGTTCTGATTGTTGGTATTGGTTGGTACGTTACGGAAAAAATCATTGAACCAAGATTGACGTCTACGAAAGTAGATGAAGATGCAGAAGAGGCTCCTGATCTTGCGTCATTTTCTGTGACAGAATCTCGTGCATTTAAATGGGCTGGATGGGCGATGGTTGCAGGAATCGCCTTGCTTGTTTTTGCTATTCTTCCAGAAAATTCAGCATTAAGATCACCTGACGGTGAGATTACGTCTTTTTCTGCACCACTAATGAAATCGATTGTGCCACTGATTTTCATTTTATTTGTCATACCAGGGATTGTATACGGGCGAGTTGCAGGAACATTTAAAAGTAGCAATGATGTAATTAAGGCTATGTCAGACACCATGGGTACTATGGGTGCATACATTGTAATGTCATTTTTCTGTGCCCAGTTTTTAGCTGCATTTGGTCAATCAAATATCGGCACCATGCTGGCACTATATGGCGCAGAAGGGCTAAAAGCGTTGAACTTGCCTGGACAGGCTACGATTGTCGGTATGATATTACTTACCGCGTTAGTTAACCTCCTAGTCGGTTCTGCTTCAGCTAAATGGGCATTAATTGGTCCAGTGCTTGTCCCTATGTT is a genomic window of Vibrio algarum containing:
- a CDS encoding AbgT family transporter, coding for MNNQAVKVAKEAQPTGMDRFLNFIERTGNKIPDPAILFFWALITVWVCSAILANVSFDLVNPRTGEALQVTNLLTGESLAHFLANMVTTFTSFAPLGIVLVAMLGVGVADSSGFITTGLKKMLNFTPAKLLTPMLILVAIVSHTAADAGYVLVIPLGGIIFHAAGRHPLAGIAAAFAGVSGGFSANFIPSGIDPLLAGFTQTSAQVLDASYLVNPLANIFFTGLSSVLIVGIGWYVTEKIIEPRLTSTKVDEDAEEAPDLASFSVTESRAFKWAGWAMVAGIALLVFAILPENSALRSPDGEITSFSAPLMKSIVPLIFILFVIPGIVYGRVAGTFKSSNDVIKAMSDTMGTMGAYIVMSFFCAQFLAAFGQSNIGTMLALYGAEGLKALNLPGQATIVGMILLTALVNLLVGSASAKWALIGPVLVPMLMAVGIAPELSQAAYRVGDSVSNIISPLMVFFPLVVVYCQRYVKSTGIGTLASLMMPYSIAMLIGWTIFLLAYWALGIPLGIQAPYTYSM